The following proteins come from a genomic window of Edaphobacter sp. 4G125:
- the gcvT gene encoding glycine cleavage system aminomethyltransferase GcvT: MSETATQLRKTALNAVHRAAKAKMVDFGGWDMPVDCCGLTAEHMAVRTGVGVFDVSHMGDIQLRGPGSLAAVQKLCMNDASKLQVGQAQYSAMLYPNGTFVDDVVVHKLSDNDYLIVINAGTREKDVQWVRQVIGGMPSVHMNDFSDYYTQLAIQGPKAIDVLQKLTPVDLAPIKNYWFTWGQVCGLHNVMIARTGYTGEDGFEIYIPSDEPTSARVWNEVLKAGKEFGILSCGLGARNTLRLEAAMALYGHEISDTINVFEAGLGRYAKLDKGDFVGRDALVKIQEEGGPKRKLVGLEMIERGIGRDGYPVFSLDGAKIGEITSGSPAPFLKKNIALAYVPVEFTPLDTEVAVEIRGQMVKAKVVPTPFYKRPKKTA; encoded by the coding sequence TTGTCAGAGACTGCGACTCAGCTTCGTAAAACGGCACTTAATGCAGTTCATCGCGCCGCAAAGGCAAAAATGGTGGACTTTGGCGGCTGGGATATGCCGGTGGATTGCTGTGGCCTGACGGCCGAGCACATGGCGGTGCGGACGGGCGTCGGTGTCTTCGACGTATCGCACATGGGCGACATTCAACTGCGCGGACCAGGATCCTTGGCCGCAGTACAGAAACTGTGCATGAACGATGCCTCGAAGCTACAGGTGGGACAGGCGCAGTACTCGGCGATGCTGTATCCGAACGGCACCTTTGTGGACGACGTTGTGGTGCACAAGCTTTCAGACAACGACTATCTGATTGTGATCAACGCGGGCACGCGCGAGAAGGATGTTCAGTGGGTACGGCAGGTGATCGGCGGCATGCCCAGCGTGCATATGAACGACTTCAGCGACTACTACACACAACTGGCGATCCAGGGGCCGAAGGCGATTGACGTACTGCAGAAGCTGACACCGGTCGACCTGGCACCGATCAAGAATTATTGGTTTACATGGGGACAGGTGTGCGGCCTGCACAACGTGATGATCGCCCGAACCGGATACACAGGCGAAGATGGGTTTGAGATCTACATCCCCAGCGACGAACCCACCAGTGCGCGAGTGTGGAACGAAGTGCTCAAAGCAGGCAAGGAGTTCGGAATTTTGTCTTGCGGCCTTGGGGCGCGGAACACCCTTCGGCTTGAGGCCGCAATGGCACTGTACGGGCACGAAATCTCCGATACCATCAATGTCTTTGAGGCCGGTCTTGGCCGATATGCGAAGCTCGATAAAGGCGATTTTGTAGGCCGCGATGCCCTGGTGAAGATTCAGGAAGAGGGCGGCCCGAAGCGCAAACTGGTCGGCCTGGAGATGATCGAACGCGGGATCGGTCGTGACGGCTATCCCGTGTTCTCACTGGATGGAGCGAAGATCGGTGAGATCACCAGCGGATCGCCCGCGCCTTTTCTGAAGAAGAACATTGCGTTAGCTTATGTTCCGGTGGAGTTTACGCCGCTCGACACCGAGGTAGCCGTTGAAATTCGTGGGCAAATGGTGAAGGCAAAGGTGGTGCCCACTCCGTTCTATAAGCGGCCAAAGAAGACAGCCTGA
- a CDS encoding muconolactone Delta-isomerase family protein yields the protein MQFLVLTERKTDHFPAEEWTRERIAAEGQRVRELYGAGVVRSIWRRKDKPGAALLIEASSEAAAREAIESLPLAKLGMISFPVVTELEPYPALGPS from the coding sequence ATGCAGTTTCTTGTTTTGACTGAGCGTAAGACCGACCATTTTCCTGCCGAGGAATGGACCCGGGAGCGTATTGCAGCGGAGGGACAGCGGGTAAGGGAGCTGTACGGGGCTGGAGTCGTCCGAAGCATCTGGCGTCGTAAAGATAAACCGGGCGCAGCACTTCTGATTGAAGCCAGTTCAGAGGCTGCGGCGCGGGAAGCCATTGAGAGCCTTCCGCTGGCAAAACTGGGAATGATTAGTTTTCCGGTCGTAACAGAACTTGAACCGTATCCGGCGCTTGGACCAAGCTAG
- the gcvH gene encoding glycine cleavage system protein GcvH — protein MSYPANYKYTKEHEWISVDSTKGTVGITDYAQNSLGDIVFVDLPKVGSEVKAGEIFGSVESVKAVSDLYSPVSGTVAEVNEALKDAPEKINADANATWLIKVDVTNVSELDTLLTAADYEKFIAEETGH, from the coding sequence ATGTCTTATCCTGCGAACTACAAGTACACGAAGGAACACGAGTGGATCAGCGTCGACAGCACAAAAGGCACGGTCGGCATTACGGATTATGCTCAGAACTCTCTGGGCGACATCGTTTTTGTCGATCTGCCCAAGGTTGGCTCCGAGGTGAAGGCCGGAGAGATCTTCGGTTCGGTAGAGTCGGTGAAGGCCGTCTCGGATTTGTACTCGCCGGTGAGCGGTACAGTGGCCGAAGTCAATGAAGCGCTAAAGGACGCTCCGGAGAAGATCAACGCCGACGCCAACGCAACATGGCTGATCAAGGTTGACGTAACCAATGTATCGGAGCTGGATACGCTGTTGACGGCTGCTGATTACGAGAAGTTCATCGCTGAGGAGACTGGACACTAA
- the gcvPA gene encoding aminomethyl-transferring glycine dehydrogenase subunit GcvPA: MRYLPKSPADRKEMLAEIGVASIDDLFASIPAEYQFKRDLAIPRQHGESEIIDRFREFANQNAAGYASFLGAGVYKHYRPVLIDTVVSRGEFLTSYTPYQPEIAQGTLQAMFEFQTMICELTGMEIANASMYDGSTGAAEAIMMAVRVTGRDGAVIAKTVHPEYREVVATYAQHQEIPLAEVGYAANGRVDLAALDAAITSDTACVLIQSPNFFGTIEDVAAIADIAHKKGALLIVSIAEAVSLGIVKPPAEADIVSLEAQSFGVAPSYGGPFCGVIACKEKFLRQMPGRIVGETKDMDGKRGFVLTLSTREQHIRREKATSNICTNQALVAMMTTVFLTVYGKEGLKDLAVQNLAKAKYAADTLSKSGKVLFPGAPRFHEFVLDLGKDAEQINKKLLEKKIIGGLPLAKWYPELGPNASLWCATELTTKAQIDAAAEALK, encoded by the coding sequence ATGCGTTATCTGCCAAAGTCCCCTGCGGACCGCAAGGAGATGCTCGCAGAGATTGGCGTAGCGTCGATCGACGATCTGTTTGCGAGCATTCCTGCGGAGTATCAGTTCAAGCGCGACCTTGCGATTCCGCGCCAGCATGGCGAGTCGGAGATCATTGACAGGTTCCGCGAATTTGCCAACCAGAACGCTGCGGGCTATGCCAGCTTTCTTGGCGCCGGCGTGTACAAACACTATCGTCCGGTGTTGATCGATACCGTAGTCTCGCGTGGTGAGTTTCTCACCAGCTACACGCCCTACCAGCCTGAGATCGCGCAAGGGACCCTGCAGGCGATGTTCGAGTTCCAGACGATGATCTGCGAACTAACCGGCATGGAGATCGCGAACGCCTCGATGTACGATGGCTCGACCGGAGCTGCAGAGGCCATCATGATGGCGGTACGCGTGACCGGTCGCGATGGCGCTGTCATCGCGAAGACTGTGCACCCGGAGTATCGCGAGGTTGTCGCCACCTACGCGCAGCACCAGGAGATCCCGCTCGCCGAGGTTGGCTACGCGGCGAATGGGCGAGTGGATCTGGCCGCTCTCGATGCGGCGATTACGAGCGATACGGCGTGCGTGCTGATCCAGTCGCCGAACTTCTTCGGGACGATTGAGGATGTTGCGGCGATTGCCGATATTGCGCACAAGAAGGGCGCACTGCTGATTGTCTCAATTGCCGAGGCTGTCTCGCTAGGGATTGTGAAGCCGCCTGCGGAGGCGGACATTGTGTCGCTCGAGGCACAGAGCTTTGGCGTTGCTCCGAGCTATGGCGGGCCGTTCTGCGGCGTAATTGCATGCAAGGAGAAGTTCCTGCGGCAGATGCCGGGACGCATCGTGGGCGAGACGAAAGACATGGACGGCAAGCGCGGCTTTGTGCTGACGCTCTCGACGCGTGAACAACATATCCGTCGTGAAAAGGCCACCTCAAACATCTGCACCAATCAAGCACTGGTGGCTATGATGACCACTGTCTTCCTTACCGTGTATGGCAAGGAAGGGCTGAAGGATCTCGCGGTGCAAAACCTCGCCAAGGCGAAGTATGCTGCCGATACCCTAAGCAAATCCGGCAAGGTGCTCTTCCCGGGCGCTCCACGGTTTCATGAGTTTGTGCTCGATCTCGGCAAAGATGCGGAACAGATAAACAAAAAGCTGCTGGAGAAGAAGATCATCGGCGGACTGCCGCTGGCGAAGTGGTATCCCGAGCTTGGGCCTAACGCCAGCCTGTGGTGCGCTACTGAGTTAACAACCAAGGCACAGATCGATGCTGCGGCAGAGGCGCTGAAGTAG
- the gcvPB gene encoding aminomethyl-transferring glycine dehydrogenase subunit GcvPB, protein MSDSKFVGTPKKVTTHVNQNEDLIFEKSSPGKKGYRLAELDVPAVDAAALLGHSVRTDLGVMPELSEIEIIRHFTRLSTWNYAIDLGMYPLGSCTMKYNPRVNELVSRLEGIAEAHPYQPESLSQGALGIMKLLSDCLIEITGMDTITLQPAAGAHGEFTGILLARAYHEAHGNARKKILIPDSAHGTNPATAAVCGYQVANLKSNAQGMVDIAELERMVDEDTAALMLTNPSTIGVFESEIHKIADILHAKGALLYMDGANMNALVGKTRPGDFGVDVMHLNLHKTFSTPHGGGGPGSGPVACKKILEPFLPKPVVVTKADGTLGLDYNRPQSIGRVRAFYGNFGMFVRALAYILANGPDGLRQTTEDAVLNANYIRAKLEDTFELQFKTRSLHEVVFSDKRQAKNGVKTGDMGKRLIDYGFHAYTVSFPMVVQGAMMIEPTESESREELDLLIDALKQIAKEAEENPELVTTSPHTTRLRRLDETSAARKPVLRWKPMPNGPADTTALTPDSAAKEW, encoded by the coding sequence ATGAGTGATTCGAAGTTTGTCGGTACCCCGAAGAAAGTAACGACACACGTCAACCAGAACGAAGATCTGATCTTCGAGAAATCGTCGCCAGGTAAGAAGGGTTATCGTCTGGCTGAGCTCGACGTGCCTGCGGTCGACGCCGCTGCCCTGCTGGGCCACTCCGTCCGCACTGATCTGGGTGTGATGCCGGAGCTTAGCGAGATCGAGATCATCCGCCATTTCACGCGGCTTTCGACCTGGAATTACGCCATCGATCTCGGTATGTATCCGCTGGGCAGTTGCACCATGAAGTACAACCCACGCGTGAACGAGCTTGTGTCGCGCCTCGAGGGCATCGCAGAGGCACATCCGTATCAGCCTGAGTCGCTCTCGCAGGGCGCATTGGGCATCATGAAGCTGCTGAGTGACTGCCTGATCGAGATCACCGGCATGGATACCATCACGTTGCAACCTGCAGCGGGTGCACACGGCGAGTTCACAGGTATCCTGCTGGCGCGTGCTTACCATGAAGCGCACGGGAATGCGCGTAAGAAGATCCTGATTCCGGATTCGGCCCACGGCACCAACCCGGCAACCGCGGCTGTTTGCGGCTATCAGGTGGCCAATCTCAAGTCGAATGCGCAAGGCATGGTGGACATCGCTGAGTTGGAGCGCATGGTCGATGAGGACACGGCCGCGCTGATGCTCACCAATCCCTCTACGATCGGCGTCTTCGAGAGCGAGATTCATAAGATCGCCGACATTCTGCACGCTAAGGGCGCGCTGCTCTATATGGATGGCGCGAACATGAATGCCCTGGTCGGCAAGACGCGTCCTGGTGACTTCGGTGTAGATGTAATGCATCTGAACCTGCACAAAACCTTCTCCACTCCGCATGGAGGCGGTGGCCCAGGCTCCGGTCCAGTCGCATGCAAGAAGATTCTCGAGCCCTTCCTGCCGAAGCCTGTCGTTGTGACCAAGGCCGACGGTACGCTGGGCCTCGACTACAACCGTCCGCAGTCGATCGGTCGTGTACGTGCCTTCTACGGTAATTTCGGCATGTTTGTGCGCGCACTCGCGTACATTCTGGCTAACGGACCCGATGGTCTACGCCAGACCACCGAAGATGCTGTGCTGAATGCGAATTACATTCGCGCCAAGCTGGAGGACACCTTCGAGCTGCAGTTCAAGACGCGGTCGCTTCACGAGGTGGTTTTCTCGGACAAGCGGCAGGCGAAGAACGGCGTAAAGACCGGCGATATGGGAAAACGCCTGATCGATTACGGCTTCCATGCCTATACGGTTTCGTTCCCGATGGTCGTGCAAGGCGCGATGATGATCGAGCCGACGGAGAGCGAGAGCCGCGAGGAGCTCGACCTGCTGATCGACGCGTTGAAGCAAATTGCGAAGGAGGCCGAGGAGAATCCCGAGCTGGTGACAACCTCTCCGCACACGACACGGTTACGCCGCCTCGATGAGACATCGGCCGCCCGCAAGCCTGTGCTGCGTTGGAAGCCCATGCCGAACGGCCCGGCAGATACCACCGCGCTGACGCCGGATTCAGCAGCTAAGGAGTGGTAG
- a CDS encoding DUF2911 domain-containing protein has product MLLRSLASFACTILLAGSTLAQAPKSIPSPPETATVSLNGKAITVKYGAPSMRGRKIVGALVPYDKVWRTGANEATSFVTATNLKIGDTQVPAGSYTLFTLPSSGQWMLIINKQTGEWGLSYDQSKDLARIPMKSGSLASPQERMSISFENTKGNSTELHVKWENADQSVKITAE; this is encoded by the coding sequence ATGCTTCTTCGCAGCTTAGCTTCGTTCGCTTGTACGATCCTGCTTGCAGGTTCCACGCTTGCCCAGGCTCCTAAATCCATCCCCAGCCCTCCAGAGACGGCTACCGTTTCGCTCAATGGGAAAGCGATCACGGTAAAGTATGGCGCTCCCTCCATGCGCGGACGCAAGATCGTCGGCGCGCTCGTTCCTTACGACAAGGTGTGGCGTACCGGAGCCAATGAAGCCACCAGTTTTGTCACTGCAACGAACCTGAAGATTGGAGATACCCAGGTTCCCGCAGGTTCATATACGCTGTTTACGCTGCCCAGCTCCGGTCAGTGGATGCTCATCATCAATAAGCAGACTGGCGAATGGGGACTCAGCTACGATCAGTCCAAAGATCTCGCTCGCATTCCCATGAAGTCCGGATCATTGGCTTCGCCTCAGGAGAGGATGTCGATCTCATTCGAGAACACAAAAGGCAATTCGACTGAGCTGCATGTCAAATGGGAGAACGCCGATCAATCGGTGAAGATCACTGCGGAGTGA
- a CDS encoding peptidylprolyl isomerase: protein MALLVNHELIDDEAFLEEFRRLGGLHIHPEASGARQEALLLSRLAEEKVIGRVLLRQMAVASGITITKAEIDEQRKHQWGTSSASVCSTGVKQEIEENLLIEKYCHWITRHELRPSRTELHTHYMNHREQFLVPEQAQVMQVIRNIRFEEDEAIAKAEIEQAEKELQQGIPFAKVAERYSDCGGKIMLGWIRRGEMIPEFEEIVFSTSPGQRSGIFRTLFGYHIVSVMHRKPAGYQAFEEVRPMLAQHILQERKNRRVGQIVSEAMRRAEIVPVPSTSEERASLP from the coding sequence TTGGCACTGTTGGTCAATCATGAACTCATCGACGATGAAGCCTTTCTAGAGGAGTTCCGTCGCCTTGGAGGGCTTCATATTCATCCGGAAGCTTCCGGGGCCCGGCAAGAAGCATTATTGCTGAGTCGTCTTGCAGAAGAAAAAGTTATAGGCCGAGTTTTGCTGCGGCAGATGGCCGTTGCATCCGGCATCACCATAACTAAAGCCGAAATAGACGAGCAGCGCAAACATCAGTGGGGAACCTCAAGCGCATCAGTTTGTAGTACAGGGGTAAAGCAGGAGATCGAAGAAAATCTCCTGATCGAGAAATATTGCCACTGGATTACGAGGCATGAGCTTCGTCCTTCCCGTACTGAGCTCCATACGCATTACATGAATCATCGCGAACAGTTTCTTGTACCTGAGCAGGCGCAGGTCATGCAGGTGATTCGTAATATTCGTTTTGAAGAAGATGAAGCCATTGCCAAAGCAGAGATCGAACAAGCGGAAAAAGAACTTCAACAAGGTATTCCTTTTGCCAAGGTTGCAGAACGCTATTCCGATTGCGGGGGCAAAATCATGCTCGGGTGGATAAGACGGGGTGAGATGATCCCAGAATTCGAAGAGATTGTCTTCTCCACTTCTCCCGGCCAAAGAAGCGGAATCTTTCGCACGCTCTTTGGATATCACATCGTCAGCGTAATGCACCGAAAACCAGCTGGATATCAGGCTTTCGAAGAAGTTCGTCCTATGTTAGCGCAACACATTCTGCAGGAAAGAAAGAACCGCAGAGTTGGTCAGATCGTGAGTGAGGCAATGCGACGCGCTGAAATTGTCCCCGTTCCCTCTACCTCGGAAGAAAGGGCCTCGCTTCCATGA
- a CDS encoding formylglycine-generating enzyme family protein, protein MNATTPSPCCVPSKARAEQLTLSKERSNSRQRVASGSTEGMVSLDGGKFRMGTDYPHGFPADGEGPVREVRIDPFYIDIFPVTNAEFARFIETTGYHTEAEHFGWSFVFTGDLPEEFREVNPVAGLEWWRRIDGADWAHPEGTQSSIKGRDDYPVVQVSWNDAAAYATWSGKRLPTEAEWEYAARGGLDQKLYPWGDELTPEGRHLCNIWQGIFPTENTAEDGYASVSPVRAFPPNGFGLYSITGNTWEWCADWFHPTYHVDATPLNPVGPPDGTARVLKGGSYLCHKSYCNRYRVAARSSNTPDSATTNIGFRCVRDL, encoded by the coding sequence ATGAACGCCACCACTCCATCACCTTGCTGTGTACCGAGCAAAGCCCGTGCAGAACAATTAACTCTCTCGAAAGAGCGCTCCAACTCACGTCAGAGAGTAGCCTCTGGAAGTACAGAGGGCATGGTTTCATTGGATGGTGGTAAATTTCGCATGGGAACAGATTATCCTCATGGCTTCCCTGCTGATGGTGAAGGGCCGGTGCGAGAAGTAAGAATCGACCCGTTCTATATCGATATTTTTCCTGTGACCAACGCGGAATTTGCTCGGTTTATCGAGACCACTGGTTATCACACAGAGGCCGAGCATTTCGGATGGTCCTTTGTATTTACGGGAGATCTTCCAGAAGAATTTCGAGAAGTTAATCCAGTGGCAGGTTTGGAATGGTGGCGACGTATTGATGGCGCAGATTGGGCTCATCCTGAAGGCACACAAAGCAGCATCAAAGGACGTGATGACTATCCAGTTGTGCAGGTGTCATGGAATGATGCTGCAGCCTATGCCACCTGGTCAGGAAAGCGCCTACCCACAGAAGCGGAATGGGAATATGCAGCGCGCGGCGGTCTGGATCAGAAGCTCTATCCATGGGGAGATGAACTTACCCCGGAAGGCAGGCATCTTTGCAACATTTGGCAAGGAATTTTTCCCACTGAAAATACTGCAGAAGACGGCTATGCAAGCGTCTCCCCAGTTCGAGCCTTCCCACCAAATGGTTTCGGCTTGTATTCGATAACCGGAAATACTTGGGAGTGGTGTGCCGACTGGTTCCATCCTACCTACCATGTTGATGCAACGCCCTTGAATCCGGTTGGACCGCCTGATGGTACAGCACGTGTCTTAAAAGGTGGGTCGTATCTATGCCATAAATCGTACTGCAATCGTTATCGTGTAGCAGCCCGCAGCTCTAACACTCCAGACAGCGCGACCACCAATATAGGCTTTCGGTGTGTCCGCGATTTATAG
- the kdpC gene encoding potassium-transporting ATPase subunit KdpC — MKRHLVTAFLYTIVTAIGLGVFYPLFVAGISHLLFRNNANGQLIVRGEDVIGSRLIGQPFTGPGLFHSRPSAAGTGYDASSSSGSNLAPTSKALIDRINASVKTEGQGTPVPIDLVTASGSGLDPDITPAAALYQVERISRERNIPEGDLRKLVLDHVKQRQFGLLGEPRVNVLELNLALNKIDDKK, encoded by the coding sequence ATGAAGAGACATTTGGTTACGGCTTTTCTATATACCATCGTTACTGCTATTGGGCTAGGCGTGTTCTATCCGCTATTCGTCGCTGGGATATCACATTTGCTGTTCCGAAATAATGCGAATGGCCAACTTATAGTGAGAGGCGAGGACGTAATCGGCTCGCGCTTGATTGGCCAACCATTTACCGGGCCTGGGCTTTTCCATAGCCGCCCATCCGCTGCAGGCACTGGATACGATGCATCCTCCTCTTCCGGCTCTAACCTTGCGCCGACCAGTAAAGCGCTTATCGATCGAATAAATGCGAGTGTAAAAACTGAGGGGCAGGGAACGCCCGTTCCTATTGATCTCGTGACAGCTTCAGGCTCTGGGCTTGATCCCGATATTACTCCTGCAGCTGCTCTTTACCAGGTGGAAAGAATCTCTCGGGAGAGAAACATCCCCGAAGGCGATCTCCGCAAATTGGTACTGGATCATGTAAAGCAACGCCAATTTGGTCTGCTCGGCGAACCGCGTGTCAACGTGCTCGAATTAAACCTCGCACTCAATAAAATAGACGATAAAAAATAA
- the kdpB gene encoding potassium-transporting ATPase subunit KdpB, with product MSTHTRRRSLFDRKIVSRALVEAFVKLNPCLMMRNPVMFVVEIGSVLTTILLFTRTSTNHSGSGFNLQITLWLWFTVLFANFAEAMAEGRGKAQADALRRAKSETTAFRVVKGDLEEVPSSQLRINDVVRVAAGQMIPGDGEVIEGIASVDESAITGESAPVIREAGGDRSAVTGGTRVLSDIITVRITSNPGETFLDRMIALVEGAERQKTPNEIALNILLAGLTIIFLLAVVTLQPLAIYSSAPQTTFVLISLLVCLIPTTIGGLLSAIGIAGMDRLVQHNVLATSGRAVEAAGDVNTLLLDKTGTITIGNRQATEFIPAPGVEAQALADAAQLSSLADETPEGRSIVVLAKEKYGLRGRELGQLNAEFIPFSANTRMSGIEVDGRSIRKGAVDAIASYLAQHASKMPVEVYSSVEAIAKSGGTPLVVAENGRPLGVIHLKDIVKGGMRERFDQLRAMGIRTVMITGDNPLTAAAIAREAGVDDFLAEAKPKDKMDLIKREQAEGKLVAMTGDGTNDAPALAQADVGVAMNSGTQAAKEAGNMVDLDSNPTKLIEVVAIGKQLLMTRGALTTFSIANDIAKYFAIIPAMFAGVFPVLNALNIMHLHNAESAVLSAVVFNALIIVGLIPLALRGVRYKPMSAAAMLRRNLLVYGLGGVIVPFIGIKAIDVVIAALHLA from the coding sequence ATGTCTACTCATACTCGGCGTCGCTCTTTGTTTGATCGAAAAATTGTTAGTCGTGCGTTAGTCGAAGCTTTTGTAAAACTTAACCCATGTCTGATGATGCGCAATCCGGTCATGTTTGTTGTTGAAATTGGTAGCGTCTTGACGACGATTCTACTTTTCACAAGAACTTCGACTAATCATAGTGGCTCAGGATTCAATCTGCAGATTACACTTTGGCTCTGGTTTACAGTATTGTTTGCCAATTTTGCTGAAGCCATGGCCGAAGGCAGAGGTAAAGCCCAAGCGGACGCTTTGCGGCGCGCCAAGTCTGAGACGACAGCGTTTCGCGTTGTGAAAGGAGACCTCGAGGAGGTTCCGAGTTCGCAGCTTCGGATCAATGATGTGGTGCGAGTTGCCGCCGGACAAATGATCCCTGGAGATGGAGAAGTGATCGAAGGGATCGCTTCTGTGGACGAATCTGCGATTACCGGAGAATCTGCTCCGGTTATTCGTGAAGCTGGTGGGGATCGTTCAGCAGTCACAGGCGGTACTAGAGTACTGTCAGACATTATCACCGTCCGAATTACTTCTAATCCCGGCGAAACTTTTTTAGACCGCATGATCGCTCTGGTTGAAGGTGCTGAGCGACAGAAGACGCCAAACGAGATTGCGCTAAACATTCTGTTGGCCGGATTAACAATCATCTTTTTGCTTGCGGTAGTTACATTGCAACCGTTAGCGATATATTCCAGCGCCCCTCAGACAACGTTTGTTTTGATATCACTTCTCGTCTGTCTGATTCCAACAACCATTGGTGGACTACTTTCAGCCATTGGTATTGCAGGTATGGATCGTTTGGTGCAGCATAATGTGCTCGCGACTTCCGGCCGCGCTGTCGAGGCAGCAGGGGATGTGAATACTCTGCTGCTAGATAAAACAGGTACGATCACGATTGGCAATCGGCAGGCGACTGAGTTTATTCCCGCCCCTGGAGTAGAGGCACAAGCTCTTGCAGATGCCGCGCAACTCTCTTCGCTTGCGGATGAGACGCCGGAAGGGCGATCCATTGTTGTGTTGGCAAAAGAGAAGTATGGTTTGCGCGGGCGTGAGCTTGGTCAATTGAACGCAGAGTTCATCCCGTTCTCTGCGAATACACGCATGAGTGGCATTGAAGTGGATGGTCGTAGTATCCGTAAAGGCGCGGTTGATGCTATTGCGTCCTACCTGGCGCAACATGCTTCTAAGATGCCGGTTGAAGTCTATTCCTCTGTTGAGGCGATTGCTAAGAGCGGTGGAACCCCCCTTGTGGTGGCGGAGAATGGACGTCCTCTCGGGGTGATCCATTTGAAAGATATTGTGAAAGGTGGGATGCGAGAGCGTTTTGATCAGCTTCGCGCTATGGGGATACGCACGGTCATGATTACCGGAGATAATCCATTGACTGCCGCGGCGATCGCCCGTGAGGCCGGAGTAGATGATTTTCTTGCTGAAGCAAAGCCAAAAGACAAGATGGACCTGATCAAGCGTGAGCAAGCAGAAGGAAAGCTTGTCGCAATGACAGGAGATGGTACAAACGATGCTCCGGCACTGGCACAAGCGGACGTAGGAGTCGCCATGAACTCTGGCACGCAGGCAGCGAAAGAGGCCGGCAACATGGTAGATCTGGATTCAAATCCGACCAAGCTGATTGAAGTGGTTGCCATCGGCAAACAGCTTCTTATGACGCGCGGAGCTCTTACAACCTTCTCTATAGCAAACGATATTGCGAAATATTTTGCAATTATCCCCGCGATGTTTGCTGGAGTGTTTCCTGTTCTCAATGCGTTAAATATTATGCACCTGCATAACGCTGAATCTGCCGTGCTTTCGGCGGTGGTCTTCAACGCGCTTATCATTGTTGGACTTATTCCATTGGCATTGCGCGGCGTTCGATATAAGCCCATGTCGGCTGCCGCAATGCTGCGTCGTAATCTACTGGTCTATGGGTTAGGCGGAGTTATCGTGCCTTTTATCGGGATAAAAGCGATTGATGTCGTGATTGCTGCACTGCATCTTGCATGA